The Caenorhabditis elegans chromosome II genome has a segment encoding these proteins:
- the atad-3 gene encoding ATPase family AAA domain-containing protein 3 (Confirmed by transcript evidence), whose amino-acid sequence MSWLFGVQKNATPQIPDDFQAGAAPGGPQQPGQGQRQEGNSKMAYSFDSTALERAAKAARDLEKFPNAKEALELSRMQEVTRQKEVENETKKIEAQLANMKSEHIRVAEEERRKTLGEETKHAHSRAEYQDQLARKRAEEELAMKARMQEESLRKQEESVKKQEQLRKQTIEHELALKHKYELEKIDAETRARAKAARDNRDVNLEQMKLHEEENRKTVIEKIKTSGELIGSGLNQFLNDKTKIAAAVGGLTALAVGWYTAKRGTGVTARYIESRLGKPSLVRETSRITPLEVLKHPIKSVQMMTRQKKDPLNGVVLPPALERRLRDIAITTSNTKRNNGLFRNVMFYGPPGTGKTLFAKSLAQHSGLDYAVLTGGDIAPLGRDGVSAIHKVFDWASKSRKGLIVFIDEADAFLQKRSKNGMSEDTRAALNAFLFRTGEQSRKFMLVVASNQPEQFDWAVNDRFDQLVEFTLPGMEERERILLQYFNEHIVTPATSGSRSQRLKLDNFDWVAKCNEVAKKTSGMSGRELSKLVIGWQASAYASETGVLTEAIVDRNTADAMVQHEHKMEWLEKEQLKARNQEVKFGTTLKRETAV is encoded by the exons ATGTCTTGGTTATTTGGTGTTCAAAAAAACGCTACTCCGCAGATTCCGGATGATTTTCAAGCAGGTGCTGCTCCTGGCGGTCCACAACAACCAGGTCAAGGCCAACGGCAAGAGGGAAACAGCAAAATGGCATATTCCTTCGACTCAACAGCTTTGGAGCGTGCCGCCAAGGCTGCTCGTGATCTagagaaatttccaaatgcCAAAGAAGCTCTTGAATTGTCGAGAATGCAAGAAGTTACACGCCAAAAAGAGGTCGAGAACGAGACCAAGAAGATCGAAGCTCAATTGGCCAATATGAAATCAGAGCACATTCGTGTTGCTGAAGAAGAACGGAGGAAGACTTTGGGAGAAGAGACTAAACATGCGCATTCg cGTGCTGAATATCAAGATCAATTGGCCAGAAAGAGAGCCGAAGAGGAGCTTGCCATGAAAGCTAGAATGCAGGAAGAAAGCCTCCGAAAACAAGAAGAGTCTGTCAAGAAGCAGGAACAACTTCGCAAGCAAACTATTGAGCATGAGTTAGCATTAAAACACAAATACGAGCTCGAGAAAATTGACGCAGAGACCAGAGCCAGGGCAAAGGCTGCTCGAGATAACAGAGATGTAAACTTAGAGCAAATGAAGCTTCACGAAGAAGAGAACCGAAAAACtgtcattgaaaaaattaaaaccagTGGAGAACTTATCGGTTCTGGactcaatcaatttttgaatgataaaaCGAAAATCGCTGCTGCAGTAGGAGGATTGACTGCTTTGGCTGTCGGCTGGTATACCGCTAAACGAGGAACTGGAGTCACCGCAAGATACATCGAATCTCGTCTCGGAAAACCAAGTCTTGTAAGAGAAACATCCAGAATCACTCCACTTGAAGTACTCAAACACCCAATTAAAAGTGTTCAAATGATGACTCGTCAGAAGAAGGATCCACTGAATGGAGTTGTATTACCACCTGCTTTGGAACGTCGTCTTCGTGATATTGCCATTACCACCTCAAACACAAAGAGAAATAATGGACTTTTCCGTAATGTAATGTTCTACGGACCACCAGGAACCGGAAAGACACTTTTCGCAAAGAGTTTGGCTCAACATTCCGGACTCGATTACGCAGTTCTCACTGGAGGAGATATTGCTCCACTTGGACGTGATGGAGTATCTGCAATTCATAAAGTATTCGACTGGGCTTCAAAAAGTCGCAAAGGGTTGATTGTTTTTATTGACGAAGCTGacgcttttttgcaaaagagaTCAAAGAATGGAATGTCTGAAGACACACGTGCAGCTCTCAACGCTTTCCTCTTCAGAACTGGAGAGCAGTCGAGAAAGTTCATGCTTGTCGTGGCTTCTAATCAGCCAGAGCAGTTCGATTGGGCAGTTAACGATCG TTTCGATCAGCTTGTCGAATTCACACTGCCAGGAATGGAAGAACGTGAACGAATTCTTCTGCAATACTTCAACGAGCACATCGTCACTCCAGCAACTAGTGGATCTCGTTCTCAACGACTGAAACTCGATAACTTTGATTGGGTTGCTAAGTGTAATGAAGTTGCCAAAAAGACATCTGGAATGAGTGGAAGAGAATTGAGTAAACTTGTCATCGGATGGCAAGCTTCTGCATATGCATCTGAAACCGGAGTGCTCACCGAGGCTATCGTTGATCGTAATACTGCTGACGCAATGGTTCAACATGAACATAAGATGGAATGGCTTGAGAAGGAGCAATTGAAAGCTCGTAACCAAGAAGTCAAGTTCGGAACTACGTTGAAGAGAGAAACTGctgtttaa